Proteins from a single region of Harmonia axyridis chromosome 4, icHarAxyr1.1, whole genome shotgun sequence:
- the LOC123678372 gene encoding signal transducer and activator of transcription 5B isoform X3 gives MSLWAKAQQLPPESMQQIHAIYGDHFPIEVRHYLAQYIEDKFWSELEPEPENPQHEHYVAGLVSSLIQEIENKASIVNGPEFFLTKLKLAEAAKMFRLRYSANPMQLFTYIRQCLSTEFGMIQQVSGEIVPGLSMKNSGAETLHKIDILKRRTQDTSTDLRRMEEDQEAFAIQYHECTKINAHLQQLSSQPNNPTTAQNIQKLTRQKETLEQGLNQRVAGLMQLRLALSDKLKETVQLLNQLQTHVLDEELIRWKREQQLAGNGVTFNSNLDTIQEWCEALAELIWLNRQQIKEAERLKAKLALDPLGVPDVLPQLLADITQLLSSLVTSTFIIEKQPPQVMKTNTRFTATVRLLVGGKLNVHMTPPQVKVTIISEAQANLLLKNDKLSKSGESSGEILNNTGTMEYQQATRQLSVSFRNMQLKKIKRAEKKGTESVMDEKFSLLFQSHFNVGGGELMFQVWTLSLPVVVIVHGNQEPHAWATVTWDNAFSEAGRVPFAVPDKVQWNKVAETLSLKFRAATGRPLTEDNLRFLAEKAFRGSYSESQNPMLTWAQFCKEPLSERNFTFWEWFYAIMKLTREHLRGPWVDGLIMGFVRKKQAEEMLLNCAAGTFLLRFSDSELGGITIAWISDNGEVFSLQPFTAKDFAIRTLGDRISDLSHLVCLYPDIAKDISFQKYYTPYQSSEQTSINGYVKPVLKTHLPGWSDNSYPNTPHHPFMQSPDPSRDTPSVASSFQNMIEL, from the exons ATGTCTCTCTGGGCTAAGGCACAACAGCTCCCTCCAGAGAGTATGCAACAAATCCATGCCATCTATGGAGATCACTTCCCAATTGAAGTCAGGCATTATTTAGCCCAATACATAGAGGATAAATTTTG GTCTGAACTGGAACCCGAACCAGAAAATCCACAACATGAACATTATGTCGCAGGACTTGTTAGCTCCTTGAttcaagaaattgaaaataaagccTCTATTGTTAATGGcccagaattttttttgacaaaactgAAATTGGCGGAGGCTGCAAAAATGTTCCGTCTAAGATACAG tgcAAACCCAATGCAACTCTTCACATATATTCGACAATGCCTTTCTACAGAATTCGGTATGATTCAGCAGGTCAGTGGTGAAATAGTTCCTGGtctatcaatgaaaaattctggAGCTGAAACTTTGCATAAAATTGATATATTAAAGAGGAGAACTCAG GATACATCTACTGATTTGAGAAGAATGGAGGAAGACCAAGAGGCATTTGCTATTCAATACCATGAATGTACTAAAATAAATG CACATTTGCAACAATTGAGTAGTCAACCAAATAATCCGACAACTGctcaaaatatccaaaaattaaCTAGGCAGAAGGAAACATTGGAACAAGGGCTTAATCAAAGA GTGGCCGGTTTGATGCAATTACGTTTAGCTTTAAGTGATAAGTTGAAAGAAactgttcaattgttgaatcaACTGCAAACACATGTGCTTGACGAGGAATTAATCAGGTGGAAAAGAGAACAACAGCTTGCTGGGAATGGAGTAACTTTTAATAGCAATTTGGATACAATCCAGGAATG GTGTGAAGCATTAGCTGAGCTGATATGGCTGAATCGTCAGCAGATCAAGGAAGCTGAAAGATTGAAAGCTAAGCTGGCTCTGGATCCTCTTGGCGTACCTGATGTTTTACCTCAACTTCTTGCCGACATAACTCAGTTATTATCGTCTTTAGTAACATCTACTTTCATTATCGAAAAGCAACCACCACAGGTTATGAAGACTAATACAAg ATTTACCGCAACTGTCAGATTACTTGTAGGGGGAAAACTAAATGTCCACATGACTCCACCACAAGTGAAAGTTACAATTATATCTGAAGCCCAAGCTAATCTGCTactaaaaaatgataaattgagCAAAAGTGGAGAGTCGAGTGGGGAAATCCTGAACAATACAGGTACAATGGAGTATCAACAGGCAACAAGACAATTGTCTGTGAGCTTCAGAAATATGCAGTTGAAGAAAATCAAGAGGGCCGAGAAAAAAGGAACAGAAAGTGTTAtggatgaaaaattttcactGCTTTTTCAGTCTCATTTTAATGTTGGAGGAGGAGAGCTTATGTTCCAAGTATGGACTTTGAGTTTGCCTGTTGTAGTAATAGTACATGGTAATCAGGAACCTCACGCATGGGCTACTGTCACTTGGGATAATGCTTTTAGCGAAGCAGGCAGAGTTCCATTTGCAGTTCCAGACAAA GTGCAGTGGAACAAAGTTGCCGAAActctttcattgaaattcagaGCAGCTACTGGCCGTCCACTCACAGAGGACAATCTTCGATTCttggcagaaaaagctttcaGGGGAAGTTACAGTGAATCCCAAAATCCCATGTTGACTTGGGCTCAGTTCTGTAAAGAACCATTGTCTGAGagaaatttcactttttggGAATGGTTTTATGCAATAATGAAGCTCACCAGGGAACATTTGAGAGGCCCTTGGGTAGATGG TTTGATAATGGGCTTTGTCAGAAAGAAACAAGCTGAAGAAATGCTATTAAATTGCGCGGCCGGCACTTTTCTCCTTAGATTCTCTGACAGTGAGTTAGGAGGAATTACTATTGCTTGGATTTCAG ataatggTGAAGTTTTCAGTCTACAACCTTTCACAGCTAAAGATTTTGCTATAAGAACACTAGGGGACAGAATATCAGATTTGAGTCACTTGGTGTGTCTATACCCTGATATCGCAAAAGACATTTCTTTCCAGAAATACTACACACCTTATCAGA GCAGTGAACAAACTTCAATTAATGGTTATGTCAAGCCAGTATTGAAAACGCACTTACCTGGGTGGAGTGATAATAGTTATCCAAATACTCCACATCATCCTTTCATGCAGTCTCCTGACCCTTCCAGAGATACGCCATCTGTGGCTAGTAG TTTTCAGAACATGATAGAACTGTAG
- the LOC123678372 gene encoding signal transducer and activator of transcription 5B isoform X4, translated as MSLWAKAQQLPPESMQQIHAIYGDHFPIEVRHYLAQYIEDKFWSELEPEPENPQHEHYVAGLVSSLIQEIENKASIVNGPEFFLTKLKLAEAAKMFRLRYSANPMQLFTYIRQCLSTEFGMIQQVSGEIVPGLSMKNSGAETLHKIDILKRRTQDTSTDLRRMEEDQEAFAIQYHECTKINAHLQQLSSQPNNPTTAQNIQKLTRQKETLEQGLNQRVAGLMQLRLALSDKLKETVQLLNQLQTHVLDEELIRWKREQQLAGNGVTFNSNLDTIQEWCEALAELIWLNRQQIKEAERLKAKLALDPLGVPDVLPQLLADITQLLSSLVTSTFIIEKQPPQVMKTNTRFTATVRLLVGGKLNVHMTPPQVKVTIISEAQANLLLKNDKLSKSGESSGEILNNTGTMEYQQATRQLSVSFRNMQLKKIKRAEKKGTESVMDEKFSLLFQSHFNVGGGELMFQVWTLSLPVVVIVHGNQEPHAWATVTWDNAFSEAGRVPFAVPDKVQWNKVAETLSLKFRAATGRPLTEDNLRFLAEKAFRGSYSESQNPMLTWAQFCKEPLSERNFTFWEWFYAIMKLTREHLRGPWVDGLIMGFVRKKQAEEMLLNCAAGTFLLRFSDSELGGITIAWISDNGEVFSLQPFTAKDFAIRTLGDRISDLSHLVCLYPDIAKDISFQKYYTPYQSSEQTSINGYVKPVLKTHLPGWSDNSYPNTPHHPFMQSPDPSRDTPSVASSNFIS; from the exons ATGTCTCTCTGGGCTAAGGCACAACAGCTCCCTCCAGAGAGTATGCAACAAATCCATGCCATCTATGGAGATCACTTCCCAATTGAAGTCAGGCATTATTTAGCCCAATACATAGAGGATAAATTTTG GTCTGAACTGGAACCCGAACCAGAAAATCCACAACATGAACATTATGTCGCAGGACTTGTTAGCTCCTTGAttcaagaaattgaaaataaagccTCTATTGTTAATGGcccagaattttttttgacaaaactgAAATTGGCGGAGGCTGCAAAAATGTTCCGTCTAAGATACAG tgcAAACCCAATGCAACTCTTCACATATATTCGACAATGCCTTTCTACAGAATTCGGTATGATTCAGCAGGTCAGTGGTGAAATAGTTCCTGGtctatcaatgaaaaattctggAGCTGAAACTTTGCATAAAATTGATATATTAAAGAGGAGAACTCAG GATACATCTACTGATTTGAGAAGAATGGAGGAAGACCAAGAGGCATTTGCTATTCAATACCATGAATGTACTAAAATAAATG CACATTTGCAACAATTGAGTAGTCAACCAAATAATCCGACAACTGctcaaaatatccaaaaattaaCTAGGCAGAAGGAAACATTGGAACAAGGGCTTAATCAAAGA GTGGCCGGTTTGATGCAATTACGTTTAGCTTTAAGTGATAAGTTGAAAGAAactgttcaattgttgaatcaACTGCAAACACATGTGCTTGACGAGGAATTAATCAGGTGGAAAAGAGAACAACAGCTTGCTGGGAATGGAGTAACTTTTAATAGCAATTTGGATACAATCCAGGAATG GTGTGAAGCATTAGCTGAGCTGATATGGCTGAATCGTCAGCAGATCAAGGAAGCTGAAAGATTGAAAGCTAAGCTGGCTCTGGATCCTCTTGGCGTACCTGATGTTTTACCTCAACTTCTTGCCGACATAACTCAGTTATTATCGTCTTTAGTAACATCTACTTTCATTATCGAAAAGCAACCACCACAGGTTATGAAGACTAATACAAg ATTTACCGCAACTGTCAGATTACTTGTAGGGGGAAAACTAAATGTCCACATGACTCCACCACAAGTGAAAGTTACAATTATATCTGAAGCCCAAGCTAATCTGCTactaaaaaatgataaattgagCAAAAGTGGAGAGTCGAGTGGGGAAATCCTGAACAATACAGGTACAATGGAGTATCAACAGGCAACAAGACAATTGTCTGTGAGCTTCAGAAATATGCAGTTGAAGAAAATCAAGAGGGCCGAGAAAAAAGGAACAGAAAGTGTTAtggatgaaaaattttcactGCTTTTTCAGTCTCATTTTAATGTTGGAGGAGGAGAGCTTATGTTCCAAGTATGGACTTTGAGTTTGCCTGTTGTAGTAATAGTACATGGTAATCAGGAACCTCACGCATGGGCTACTGTCACTTGGGATAATGCTTTTAGCGAAGCAGGCAGAGTTCCATTTGCAGTTCCAGACAAA GTGCAGTGGAACAAAGTTGCCGAAActctttcattgaaattcagaGCAGCTACTGGCCGTCCACTCACAGAGGACAATCTTCGATTCttggcagaaaaagctttcaGGGGAAGTTACAGTGAATCCCAAAATCCCATGTTGACTTGGGCTCAGTTCTGTAAAGAACCATTGTCTGAGagaaatttcactttttggGAATGGTTTTATGCAATAATGAAGCTCACCAGGGAACATTTGAGAGGCCCTTGGGTAGATGG TTTGATAATGGGCTTTGTCAGAAAGAAACAAGCTGAAGAAATGCTATTAAATTGCGCGGCCGGCACTTTTCTCCTTAGATTCTCTGACAGTGAGTTAGGAGGAATTACTATTGCTTGGATTTCAG ataatggTGAAGTTTTCAGTCTACAACCTTTCACAGCTAAAGATTTTGCTATAAGAACACTAGGGGACAGAATATCAGATTTGAGTCACTTGGTGTGTCTATACCCTGATATCGCAAAAGACATTTCTTTCCAGAAATACTACACACCTTATCAGA GCAGTGAACAAACTTCAATTAATGGTTATGTCAAGCCAGTATTGAAAACGCACTTACCTGGGTGGAGTGATAATAGTTATCCAAATACTCCACATCATCCTTTCATGCAGTCTCCTGACCCTTCCAGAGATACGCCATCTGTGGCTAGTAG TAATTTTATATCTTAG
- the LOC123678372 gene encoding signal transducer and activator of transcription 5B isoform X2 has protein sequence MSLWAKAQQLPPESMQQIHAIYGDHFPIEVRHYLAQYIEDKFWSELEPEPENPQHEHYVAGLVSSLIQEIENKASIVNGPEFFLTKLKLAEAAKMFRLRYSANPMQLFTYIRQCLSTEFGMIQQVSGEIVPGLSMKNSGAETLHKIDILKRRTQDTSTDLRRMEEDQEAFAIQYHECTKINAHLQQLSSQPNNPTTAQNIQKLTRQKETLEQGLNQRVAGLMQLRLALSDKLKETVQLLNQLQTHVLDEELIRWKREQQLAGNGVTFNSNLDTIQEWCEALAELIWLNRQQIKEAERLKAKLALDPLGVPDVLPQLLADITQLLSSLVTSTFIIEKQPPQVMKTNTRFTATVRLLVGGKLNVHMTPPQVKVTIISEAQANLLLKNDKLSKSGESSGEILNNTGTMEYQQATRQLSVSFRNMQLKKIKRAEKKGTESVMDEKFSLLFQSHFNVGGGELMFQVWTLSLPVVVIVHGNQEPHAWATVTWDNAFSEAGRVPFAVPDKVQWNKVAETLSLKFRAATGRPLTEDNLRFLAEKAFRGSYSESQNPMLTWAQFCKEPLSERNFTFWEWFYAIMKLTREHLRGPWVDGLIMGFVRKKQAEEMLLNCAAGTFLLRFSDSELGGITIAWISDNGEVFSLQPFTAKDFAIRTLGDRISDLSHLVCLYPDIAKDISFQKYYTPYQSSEQTSINGYVKPVLKTHLPGWSDNSYPNTPHHPFMQSPDPSRDTPSVASSFKISLSPTPSFHSLSN, from the exons ATGTCTCTCTGGGCTAAGGCACAACAGCTCCCTCCAGAGAGTATGCAACAAATCCATGCCATCTATGGAGATCACTTCCCAATTGAAGTCAGGCATTATTTAGCCCAATACATAGAGGATAAATTTTG GTCTGAACTGGAACCCGAACCAGAAAATCCACAACATGAACATTATGTCGCAGGACTTGTTAGCTCCTTGAttcaagaaattgaaaataaagccTCTATTGTTAATGGcccagaattttttttgacaaaactgAAATTGGCGGAGGCTGCAAAAATGTTCCGTCTAAGATACAG tgcAAACCCAATGCAACTCTTCACATATATTCGACAATGCCTTTCTACAGAATTCGGTATGATTCAGCAGGTCAGTGGTGAAATAGTTCCTGGtctatcaatgaaaaattctggAGCTGAAACTTTGCATAAAATTGATATATTAAAGAGGAGAACTCAG GATACATCTACTGATTTGAGAAGAATGGAGGAAGACCAAGAGGCATTTGCTATTCAATACCATGAATGTACTAAAATAAATG CACATTTGCAACAATTGAGTAGTCAACCAAATAATCCGACAACTGctcaaaatatccaaaaattaaCTAGGCAGAAGGAAACATTGGAACAAGGGCTTAATCAAAGA GTGGCCGGTTTGATGCAATTACGTTTAGCTTTAAGTGATAAGTTGAAAGAAactgttcaattgttgaatcaACTGCAAACACATGTGCTTGACGAGGAATTAATCAGGTGGAAAAGAGAACAACAGCTTGCTGGGAATGGAGTAACTTTTAATAGCAATTTGGATACAATCCAGGAATG GTGTGAAGCATTAGCTGAGCTGATATGGCTGAATCGTCAGCAGATCAAGGAAGCTGAAAGATTGAAAGCTAAGCTGGCTCTGGATCCTCTTGGCGTACCTGATGTTTTACCTCAACTTCTTGCCGACATAACTCAGTTATTATCGTCTTTAGTAACATCTACTTTCATTATCGAAAAGCAACCACCACAGGTTATGAAGACTAATACAAg ATTTACCGCAACTGTCAGATTACTTGTAGGGGGAAAACTAAATGTCCACATGACTCCACCACAAGTGAAAGTTACAATTATATCTGAAGCCCAAGCTAATCTGCTactaaaaaatgataaattgagCAAAAGTGGAGAGTCGAGTGGGGAAATCCTGAACAATACAGGTACAATGGAGTATCAACAGGCAACAAGACAATTGTCTGTGAGCTTCAGAAATATGCAGTTGAAGAAAATCAAGAGGGCCGAGAAAAAAGGAACAGAAAGTGTTAtggatgaaaaattttcactGCTTTTTCAGTCTCATTTTAATGTTGGAGGAGGAGAGCTTATGTTCCAAGTATGGACTTTGAGTTTGCCTGTTGTAGTAATAGTACATGGTAATCAGGAACCTCACGCATGGGCTACTGTCACTTGGGATAATGCTTTTAGCGAAGCAGGCAGAGTTCCATTTGCAGTTCCAGACAAA GTGCAGTGGAACAAAGTTGCCGAAActctttcattgaaattcagaGCAGCTACTGGCCGTCCACTCACAGAGGACAATCTTCGATTCttggcagaaaaagctttcaGGGGAAGTTACAGTGAATCCCAAAATCCCATGTTGACTTGGGCTCAGTTCTGTAAAGAACCATTGTCTGAGagaaatttcactttttggGAATGGTTTTATGCAATAATGAAGCTCACCAGGGAACATTTGAGAGGCCCTTGGGTAGATGG TTTGATAATGGGCTTTGTCAGAAAGAAACAAGCTGAAGAAATGCTATTAAATTGCGCGGCCGGCACTTTTCTCCTTAGATTCTCTGACAGTGAGTTAGGAGGAATTACTATTGCTTGGATTTCAG ataatggTGAAGTTTTCAGTCTACAACCTTTCACAGCTAAAGATTTTGCTATAAGAACACTAGGGGACAGAATATCAGATTTGAGTCACTTGGTGTGTCTATACCCTGATATCGCAAAAGACATTTCTTTCCAGAAATACTACACACCTTATCAGA GCAGTGAACAAACTTCAATTAATGGTTATGTCAAGCCAGTATTGAAAACGCACTTACCTGGGTGGAGTGATAATAGTTATCCAAATACTCCACATCATCCTTTCATGCAGTCTCCTGACCCTTCCAGAGATACGCCATCTGTGGCTAGTAG
- the LOC123678372 gene encoding signal transducer and activator of transcription 5B isoform X1: MSLWAKAQQLPPESMQQIHAIYGDHFPIEVRHYLAQYIEDKFWSELEPEPENPQHEHYVAGLVSSLIQEIENKASIVNGPEFFLTKLKLAEAAKMFRLRYSANPMQLFTYIRQCLSTEFGMIQQVSGEIVPGLSMKNSGAETLHKIDILKRRTQDTSTDLRRMEEDQEAFAIQYHECTKINAHLQQLSSQPNNPTTAQNIQKLTRQKETLEQGLNQRVAGLMQLRLALSDKLKETVQLLNQLQTHVLDEELIRWKREQQLAGNGVTFNSNLDTIQEWCEALAELIWLNRQQIKEAERLKAKLALDPLGVPDVLPQLLADITQLLSSLVTSTFIIEKQPPQVMKTNTRFTATVRLLVGGKLNVHMTPPQVKVTIISEAQANLLLKNDKLSKSGESSGEILNNTGTMEYQQATRQLSVSFRNMQLKKIKRAEKKGTESVMDEKFSLLFQSHFNVGGGELMFQVWTLSLPVVVIVHGNQEPHAWATVTWDNAFSEAGRVPFAVPDKVQWNKVAETLSLKFRAATGRPLTEDNLRFLAEKAFRGSYSESQNPMLTWAQFCKEPLSERNFTFWEWFYAIMKLTREHLRGPWVDGLIMGFVRKKQAEEMLLNCAAGTFLLRFSDSELGGITIAWISDNGEVFSLQPFTAKDFAIRTLGDRISDLSHLVCLYPDIAKDISFQKYYTPYQSSEQTSINGYVKPVLKTHLPGWSDNSYPNTPHHPFMQSPDPSRDTPSVASSYAGSIATTATCTAGMDYLDSFDENSIDINNLVNLNELMQAYKQ, from the exons ATGTCTCTCTGGGCTAAGGCACAACAGCTCCCTCCAGAGAGTATGCAACAAATCCATGCCATCTATGGAGATCACTTCCCAATTGAAGTCAGGCATTATTTAGCCCAATACATAGAGGATAAATTTTG GTCTGAACTGGAACCCGAACCAGAAAATCCACAACATGAACATTATGTCGCAGGACTTGTTAGCTCCTTGAttcaagaaattgaaaataaagccTCTATTGTTAATGGcccagaattttttttgacaaaactgAAATTGGCGGAGGCTGCAAAAATGTTCCGTCTAAGATACAG tgcAAACCCAATGCAACTCTTCACATATATTCGACAATGCCTTTCTACAGAATTCGGTATGATTCAGCAGGTCAGTGGTGAAATAGTTCCTGGtctatcaatgaaaaattctggAGCTGAAACTTTGCATAAAATTGATATATTAAAGAGGAGAACTCAG GATACATCTACTGATTTGAGAAGAATGGAGGAAGACCAAGAGGCATTTGCTATTCAATACCATGAATGTACTAAAATAAATG CACATTTGCAACAATTGAGTAGTCAACCAAATAATCCGACAACTGctcaaaatatccaaaaattaaCTAGGCAGAAGGAAACATTGGAACAAGGGCTTAATCAAAGA GTGGCCGGTTTGATGCAATTACGTTTAGCTTTAAGTGATAAGTTGAAAGAAactgttcaattgttgaatcaACTGCAAACACATGTGCTTGACGAGGAATTAATCAGGTGGAAAAGAGAACAACAGCTTGCTGGGAATGGAGTAACTTTTAATAGCAATTTGGATACAATCCAGGAATG GTGTGAAGCATTAGCTGAGCTGATATGGCTGAATCGTCAGCAGATCAAGGAAGCTGAAAGATTGAAAGCTAAGCTGGCTCTGGATCCTCTTGGCGTACCTGATGTTTTACCTCAACTTCTTGCCGACATAACTCAGTTATTATCGTCTTTAGTAACATCTACTTTCATTATCGAAAAGCAACCACCACAGGTTATGAAGACTAATACAAg ATTTACCGCAACTGTCAGATTACTTGTAGGGGGAAAACTAAATGTCCACATGACTCCACCACAAGTGAAAGTTACAATTATATCTGAAGCCCAAGCTAATCTGCTactaaaaaatgataaattgagCAAAAGTGGAGAGTCGAGTGGGGAAATCCTGAACAATACAGGTACAATGGAGTATCAACAGGCAACAAGACAATTGTCTGTGAGCTTCAGAAATATGCAGTTGAAGAAAATCAAGAGGGCCGAGAAAAAAGGAACAGAAAGTGTTAtggatgaaaaattttcactGCTTTTTCAGTCTCATTTTAATGTTGGAGGAGGAGAGCTTATGTTCCAAGTATGGACTTTGAGTTTGCCTGTTGTAGTAATAGTACATGGTAATCAGGAACCTCACGCATGGGCTACTGTCACTTGGGATAATGCTTTTAGCGAAGCAGGCAGAGTTCCATTTGCAGTTCCAGACAAA GTGCAGTGGAACAAAGTTGCCGAAActctttcattgaaattcagaGCAGCTACTGGCCGTCCACTCACAGAGGACAATCTTCGATTCttggcagaaaaagctttcaGGGGAAGTTACAGTGAATCCCAAAATCCCATGTTGACTTGGGCTCAGTTCTGTAAAGAACCATTGTCTGAGagaaatttcactttttggGAATGGTTTTATGCAATAATGAAGCTCACCAGGGAACATTTGAGAGGCCCTTGGGTAGATGG TTTGATAATGGGCTTTGTCAGAAAGAAACAAGCTGAAGAAATGCTATTAAATTGCGCGGCCGGCACTTTTCTCCTTAGATTCTCTGACAGTGAGTTAGGAGGAATTACTATTGCTTGGATTTCAG ataatggTGAAGTTTTCAGTCTACAACCTTTCACAGCTAAAGATTTTGCTATAAGAACACTAGGGGACAGAATATCAGATTTGAGTCACTTGGTGTGTCTATACCCTGATATCGCAAAAGACATTTCTTTCCAGAAATACTACACACCTTATCAGA GCAGTGAACAAACTTCAATTAATGGTTATGTCAAGCCAGTATTGAAAACGCACTTACCTGGGTGGAGTGATAATAGTTATCCAAATACTCCACATCATCCTTTCATGCAGTCTCCTGACCCTTCCAGAGATACGCCATCTGTGGCTAGTAG